GGCCAGCATGACAGCACCGATTGCAAGGATGACGAGTGAAATGAGCGCCGGTTTATCCCGCCGGCCCAGCCGCTTGTTGAACATCTGCATGTTCGAGCCTCCCATTCGAAATCGTTAATTTTTCTTCTCTTTCCGTCAAAACCCGGGTTATCTGGCCATGCTGCCCCGCATATTGTAGTAAGAGCGCTTGGGCGTCCGCCGGTTTCGACAAGCAGCAGGCGGCAGTACGCATCAAGCCGATCCGTCCATATGCGCGTACCCCCGATTAGCGGCTCGAGCCGAAAGCCGGGACACCTTACGCGCAACGTCAGGGAGGAATTGTGATGAATGTCGGTTTTATCGGAATCGGAAGCATGGGCAGCCTGCTAATCGAGGCCTTTATCGGCTCGGGCGCGCTCGAACCGTCGCAAATAACGGCCAGCAACCGTACATTTGCCAAAGCGGAGCGGCTCGCCTACCGGCATTTCGGCCTGCGTGCCGTCCCTACGAACCGCGAAGCGGCCGAAAAACGCGACATGATTTTCTTATGCATCAAGCCCCACGAATATAAAAACGTGATCGAGGATTTGCGCGGCGTGCTGGAGCCGCATCAGCTGGTGATCTCGATCACGAGCCCGGTGCTGCTCGACCAGCTCGAAGAGCTGCTGCCGTGCAAAATTGCCAAGGTCATCCCGAGCATCACGAACTATTTGTGCTGCGGCTCGACGCTGTGCATGTACGGCAGCCGGGTAACGGCCGCCGACCGGGCGCAGCTGAACGGTCTCCTGGCCGCGATCAGCGAACCGCTTGTTATCGACGAAAAACATACCCGGATCGTCTCCGACCTGTCCAGCTGCGGACCCGCTTTCATGGCCTTCGTGCTGCAGCGGTTCGTTGACGCCGCCGTCGAGGAAACCGGTATCGACCGCAGCGAAGCCCTGCTCATCGCCAGCACGATGCTGCTCGGCACCGGCCAGCTGCTTACCGAGGGCGGCATGACGCCTGAGGAGCTGCAGGCGCGCGTCGCCGTTCCCGGCGGCATTACCGCCAAAGCGCTGGCGCTGCTGGAACGGGAGCTGGACGGTGTCTTCAATGCCGTCATCAAGACGACCCATGCGAAATACCGCGACGATCTGGAGCATTTGGCCGTCGCCTTAAACAGCAAAGAGGTGAACGGCTCTTAACGCATGCTTTGCGTTAAGAAGCCCTCACCTCTTTGTCTATTTTTTGCCGCATGCAGCCGAAGCGGCGTCAGTTCGCGACAATATTGACGAGCTTGCCTTTGACGGCAATGACTTTGCGCACCGTTTTACCGGCGGTCGCTTCCTTGACCTTCTCCGACCGCTTCGCGGTCTCCTCCATCTCCGGGGCTTCCATGTCGGCCGGAATCGACAGGCGATCGACGATTTTACCGTTTACCTGCACCACGATTTCGATCTCCTGATCGACCGTCCACGCCTCTTCATAAGACGGCCACGGCTCGTAGGTCACCGATTCGCCATGGCCTAACTTCGCCCACAGCTCTTCGGCGATATGCGGCGCGAGCGGCGACAGCATTTGCACGAAATGCTCCATCGCCTTCCGCGGCAGCGTTTCCGCTTTGTACGCATCGTTGACGAAAATCATCAACTGGCTGATCGCAGTGTTAAACCGCAGATGCTCGTAGTCGTCGCCAACCTTCTTGATCGTCCGGTTCCATGTGCGCTTGAACGATTCGGCCGCTTCGCCGTCCGCAATGCGCGGGTTTAGCCCGCCGTCCTCGCCGACGAACAGCCGCCAAACGCGGGCGAGGAACCGGGACATGCCCTCCACGCCGTTCGTATTCCACGGCTTCGTCGCCTCAAGCGGCCCCATAAACATTTCATACATCCGCAGCGTGTCCGCCCCGAATTCGCCGACGATATCGTCCGGATTGATCACGTTGCCGCGCGATTTGGACATTTTCTCGTTGTTCGTGCCGAGAATCATGCCCTGGTTAACCAGCTTATGGAACGGCTCTTTCGTCGCGACGACGCCAAGGTCGTACAGCACCTTGTGCCAAAAACGCGCATACAGCAAATGGAGCACCGCATGCTCCGCGCCTCCGATGTACAGATCGACCGGCAGCCATTCCTTCTGCTTCTCCGGCGAGCAAAGCTCCTTGTCGTTATGCGGGTCGATAAAACGCAGGTAATACCAGCAGCTCCCCGCCCACTGCGGCATCGTGTTCGTCTCGCGGCGCGCCTTCATGCCGGTCTCCGGGTCCACCGTCTCGACCCATTCCTTCACGTTGGCCAGCGGCGATTCGCCCGTTCCCGACGGCTTGATCTGCTCGACGTCCGGCAGCCGAAGCGGCAGCTGGTCCTCCGGCACCGGCTTCATCGTGCCGTCCTCCAGATGCAGGATCGGGATCGGCTCGCCCCAATAGCGCTGGCGGCTGAACAGCCAGTCGCGCAGCCGGTACGTCACCTTCCCCTTGCCCCTGCCGCTCGCTTCCAGCTTTTCGATCATCCGTTTGATGGCAGCTTCGTTATGCAGCCCGTTCAGAAAATCCGAATTCACGTGCGGGCCGTCGCCGGCGAACGCTTCCTTCGACAGATCGCCGCCCTGCACGACCTCAACGATCGGCAGCTCGAACTGCTTGGCGAATTCCCAGTCGCGCTGGTCGTGCCCCGGCACCGCCATAATGGCGCCCGTGCCGTAGCCGGCCAGCACGTAATCGGCGATCCAAATCGGCACCTTCGCGCCGTTAACCGGATTGACCGCGTACGCGCCGGTAAAGACGCCGGTTTTGTCCTTCGCCAAATCCGTCCGCTCGAGATCGCTCTTGCGCGCCGCCGCTTCCCGGTACGCTTCAACCGCAGCTTTCTGCTCCGGCGAAGCGATTTTCTCCACCAGCTCGTGCTCCGGCGCAAGGACGCAGTACGTGGCGCCGAACAGCGTGTCCGGACGGGTCGTAAAGACGACGAGCGACTCGTCGTACCCGTCGACCGCAAACGTCACCTCCGCGCCCTTCGATTTGCCGATCCAGTTGCGCTGCATGTCCTTGATGCTCTCGGACCAGTCCAGCTCTTCGAGATCCTCCAGCAGCCGTTCGGCATATTCCGTAATTTTCAGCACCCATTGGCGCATCGGCTTGCGGATGACCGGATGGCCGCCTCGTTCGCTGAGGCCGTTGATCACTTCCTCGTTCGCAAGCACCGTCCCGAGCGCGGGGCACCAGTTCACGGGCACCTCGGCAACATAGGCCAGTCCCTTCTTATACAGCTGGATGAAAATCCACTGCGTCCATTTGTGATAATCGGGATCGGTCGTACTGAATTCCCGGTCCCAGTCGTATGAGAAGCCGAGCGATTTGATCTGGCGGCGAAAGTTGTTGATGTTCTTCACCGTAATGTCGCGCGGATGCTCGCCGGTATCGAGCGCGTGCTGCTCCGCCGGCAGTCCGAACGCGTCCCAGCCCATCGGATGCAGCACGTTATAGCCGCGCATCCGTTTGTAGCGGGATACGATGTCCGTTGCCGTATAGCCTTCCGGATGGCCGACGTGCAGCCCGGCCCCAGACGGATACGGGAACATGTCGAGCGCATAAAATTTCGGTTTGTCCGGGTCTTCTTTCGTTTGAAACGTCTTGTGCCGATCCCAATATTGCTGCCATTTCGGCTCCAGCTCCTGCGGACGGTAGCCAAATTCCTGACGATCCTGCGCCATCTTCTTGTCCTCCCTGATCTTGACGAAAATGCAAAAAACCTCCCGCCCCCAGCGTTAACGCTAGGGACGGGAGGACTCGTCTCCCGTGGTACCACCCTAGTTAGCGGCAGGCATGCTTTGCCGCCGCTCACTCGAAGCCCTTATCGCGGGCGAAACGGCGCGTTTCGCGGCGGCGGACGACGGTCTGCGGCCAGTTTGACGCGCGGCTCCAAGGCGAGTTCGTCTCCGCGCCGGACCGGCTTGCACCAACCGCCGGTTCTCTGATCCGGGCGCGTTAAAACTACTGCTCCTCTTCAAAGCCTGCATTAAAAAATGTTAGTTCGATTATAAAAAAGCGTTTGCGGCCTGTCAAGCGCGGACCGCCCGAATTATTTCACCGCGGCGAAAAAAATCCGTTCCGATTCGGCGTTCGGCGGCTCCAGCCGGAAGTCGGCATAGATTTCGATGTTCCCGAAGCCCGCTCTGGCCAGCGCGCCGCGGAGCCAAGCCGGTTCATACGCCCGCTGCACGTGCGTTTCCTCGATCCGGGCATACCGCGCGTCGCGCGACTCGCCCTCGCGGGCGAAAATCGTCAGTTTATGCTCGATTTCGGTCCGCTCCCGATCGAGCTCGCACGTCCATATATAAGCGATATCGCGTTCGTCCAGCACGAAGGGCTGTTCGCCGGCGTAGCGCGCGAGCGTCCGCGGAGCGTGAACGTCGAACAGAAAAACGCCTCCGCTCTTCAACTGTCCGTACGCGGCCCGGAACGCCGCCTCGACGTCGTCCTCCTCCGTCAAATAATTGACGCAGTCGCAGAACGAGATGACGGCGTCGACCGGCTGCGGAAGCTCCCAGTCGCGCATATCCTGCTGCAGCCAGCGGATAGAACCCTCCTGCGTGCGGAACGTATGCTGCGGCGAGGCGTCCCATTTGTTGCGTCCGATCGTCAGCATTTCCGCCGACAGATCGATGGCGTAAACGTGAAAGCCCGACCGCGCCAGCGGAATCGACAGGTTGCCCGTCCCGCAGCCCAAATCGGCGATCGTCTTCGGAACGCCATACCGTTCCCAGCAGGATCTGGCGAAACGCATCCATTCAGGGTAAGGCATATCCTCCATCAGACGGTCGTACACAGCCGCGAATTGCCGGTAAGCATGCATCGATGTCATCCTCCCATGATGTAAAATCGTTCACCGGTCATGACGGGCATTTGTCCCGCACTGCCGGCTTTTTTTAGTCCGTCCCCCCGGCCTCCGGGCCGTCCCCGTCGCGGTGCCCGTCCTTACCGGACGCTCCGGCCGCCTCTTCGGCCTGAACCAGCTCGGTCCAGCCGCCCAGCTGCTTCGCGCGGCCGTCGCGCATCAGCTTGCCGACCGCGCGCTTGAACGCCGATTTGCTGATGCCGAACTTCTGCTTAATGATATCGGCCGGCGTTTCGTCGGAATACGGCATTCTGCCGCCTGGCCGCTCTTCCAGAAAGGCCAGAATCCGGTCGGCATCCTCCACGCGGCCGACTTCCTTCGGAGGAACCATCGACAGGTTGACCCGCCCGTCCTCGCGCACGAACGTTACTCGCGCGCGGGCGCGCTCGCCCAGCCTTAACGGATGCGAACGCTCGCTTTCCGGAATGAGCCCCATGGCGCCGAAGCCGATCACGCCGCCGTCGATCAGGACAAAGGAACCGAGCTTCAGCGTTTTGGTCACCCAGCCCTCCACCCAAGTATGGCGCCAGGCTGACGGCACGCGAAAAGCCAGCTTCGCCAGCTGCTCCTCGCTTGCCGTTTTCGCCACCAGGCGGCCGGCTTTGTCGTGCGCGAGCGTCACGTACACTTCGTCGCCGCGCTGCGGCCGCAGCTCCTTCGCTTCCGGCTGCTCCGACATCGGCAGCAGCAGCTGGCGGCCGAGCCCCATCTCCAGAAATGCGCCGATGCGCGGGTGAAGATCGGCCACGGCCAGCCGGGCCACATCGCCGAGCGTAATCAGCGGCTTTTTCATCGTGGCGGCCGGACGGTCTTCCGAATCAAAGTACAGGAACACGTCGACTTCTGCGCCCGGCTTCGGTTTTTTGTCGATGATTTCCGTATAATGCATCAGCACTTCCGAGTCGCCGTCGGTCAGGAAAAAGCCGTAGGGCGGCACTTCGCGCGCCACCCTCAGCTTTTGTATCGTCCCCGCAATGAGGCTCATGCGAACTCCACGACCTTCGCGTCGGACCAAAGCCGCTCCAGGCTGTAATATTCGCGCTCGTCGCGGTGGAACACGTGAACGACGACATCACCGAGATCGACCAGCACCCACCTTGCCGAATCCATCCCTTCAACGCCGCGCACGCGCGCTCCGCTTTCTTCCGCCCGCTTGCGAATTTCCGTCGTGATCGCCTGCACCTGCGTATCGGAATTACCGTGGCAGATTACAAAATAATCCGCCACCAGCGATACGCCCGTCAGATTGAGCGCCACGATTTGATGCGCTTTTTTGTCCTCCGCCGCAGCCACCACGAGCTGCATCAGTTCGTCCGCTTTCACCGTCATTGCTCAGCCTCCCGCACCGTTAAAATCAAATCATTGCGCGCCGCCACCGTCAATGGATAAATCCTTTTGCCCTGCGCCAGCAAATATGAAATCGTCGAGTCGAACCCGGCGATCAGCGCCTTCTCCAAACTATGCTCGGCTAATTCCCGGATTTTATGCACCCCGGGAAAATCGCGTCCGGGCTCCATATAGTCGGCCAGGCAGACGATTTTGTCGAGCAGCGTCATGCGCTCCCGTCCCGACGTATGGTAGCGGATCGCGTCCAGCACCTGATGGTCGGACACGCCGTAATCCCGCTCCGCCACGAACGCGCCGACAGGCGCGTGCCACAGTTCCTTATCATAGTCCAGCAGATCGGCGGGCAGTCCCTGCCCGCGGATGATCGTTTCCATCCTCGCCGTCGGCCAATACTTCGCCACATCGTGCAAAATCGCCGCCCGGTCCGCCTTCTCCGGGTCCCCGCCGAAACGCTCGGCGAGCTTGACCGCCGTCTCCATGACGCCGAGCGTATGCGCCCACCGGCGCTCCGGCATTTCAGCGCGAACCGCTTCCATCATCGTGTTACGATTCATACAGACCGTTCCTTTTTATAAACGAATACACTTTCTCGGGCACGAGGAAACGAATCGACCGTCCTTCGGCGCAGCGCTTCCGTATATCCGTTGACGATATGCCGATTTGCGGCATTTGCGCGATGCGCAGCTTTCCGCTAATAAAAGCAGGCAGCCTGTCCTTGTCGATGGATTCTCCCGGCCGTTCGACCCCGATAAAATCGACGACGTCCGCCAGCTCCTCGATCCGGTGCCATTTCGGCAGATCATTGACACGGTCGGAGCCGATGATATAGCTGAACGTTCTGCCCGGGTACAGCTCTTGAAGCGACCGCACCGTATCGATCGAATAGCTCGTGCCGCCGCGCTCCAGCTCGATATCCATCGCCCGGAAATGCGGCTGAAAATCGATGGCGCGGTATACCATTTCGAGCCGGAATCCGCCGTCCGCCTCGGGCTCGCCAGCCTTAAGCGGCGGCTTGCAGGACGGGACGAACCATATCTCGTCCAGCCCGCATGTCTCGCGCGCCGTCTCGGCAGCAAGCAAATGGCCGAAATGAATCGGGTCGAACGTGCCGCCCATTATGCCGACTTTTAACACCGTAACCTTTTCCTCCCCGCAGCAGCACGTGCGGATACTCCGCCCGACAACCGCCGATATCGAGACGCGGCCGCCTATGGCAGCTCAATCGTCTTATGATCCTTCGATTCCTTGTAGAGCACGATCGTCTTGCCGATCACTTGGACGAGCTCGGCGCCCGCTTCCGCCGCGACCCATTCCCCGATCTCCTTCGGGTCGTCCAGGCAGTTGTTCAGCACCGAAACCTTCAGCAGCTCCCGCTTTTCGATCGCTTCCTGCACATGGCGGACGAGATGCTCGTTCGCGCCTCCTTTGCCCACCTGAAATACCGGTGTCAAATGGTGCGCGAGCGCCCGCAGATGTCGTTTTTGCTTCCCTGTCAGCATCGTATTGTTCGTTCCTTCGTCGTCAATTTTAACGTTCGCGTCCGAGCGCCTCCAGCACCGTCTCGCGCATTGCCGCCACCGGGGCGGGCACACCTGTCCAGTACTCGAATGCATATGCGCCCTGGTAAATAAACATGCCCAGCCCGCCGTGAATGCGGCAGCCCCGATCCTCCGCCGAGGACAGAAAACGGGTCGTCAGCGGATTGTATATCAAATCGCTCGCGACCGTGCCGGGCTTCAGCCACGACGGGTCGAACGGAACCTCGTCCACGTTCGGATGCATGCCCGCCGGCGTCGTATTGATCACGATGTCGGCTTCCGCGCAGGCGTCCCGCAGCCGGTCCCAGCCGATCGCGCGAAGGTCGGCGCTTCCTTTAAACGCTTCAGCCAGCGCCTGGGCGCGTTCCGGCGTCCGGTTCACGATCGTGATCCGCCCTGGCGATTCTTTGCACAGCGCGTAGAGGATCCCGCGCGTCGCCCCGCCGGCGCCGACGATCAGCACATGCTTGCCGGCGAGCTCCGGCTCCGCTTCTTCCTTGAGCGACCGGACATAGCCGATGCCGTCCGTGTTAAAGCCGATCAGCCTTCCGTCTTCGTTCACAATCGTATTGACGGCGCCGATCGCTTCCGCACTTTCGTCGATTTCGTCCAGAAACGGCATGATGTCCAGCTTGTGCGGAATCGTCACGTTGACGCCGCGGATGCCCATGGCCCTCACGCCGGCGGCAAAGTCGCCGAGCCGCTCCTTCATTATATGAAAGGCGATATACATTCCGTTCACGCCCGTTTCTTGAAAAGCCCGGTTCAGCATAACCGGCGATTTGGAATGGCGGACCGGATCGCCGATGACGCAGTACAGCGTCGTATGACTGTCGACCGCCCATGCGGTGCCGGCCTGTGCCGCCGCCCCGCCGCTCGTCGTCCCCATGAAACGTTCACTCTCCCAACATGCAGACCTTTAAGCCGTTTTTCGTTCCGAGCGTAAAGCTGCCGCCTGCCGCGGTTAAATCAGCGCATCCCGCAGCAGCACCCGGACGCCCTTCGGTGCAAAAACGTCGATCAGCGCGCCTTCGCCGCCGTTGACGTGCACCCAGCCGAGGCCAGAAATAAACACATCGTTGTCGCCGCCGCGCTTCACCGTCAGCCGGTGGCGCGTCCATTCCGGCATATCCGCCAGCTGCTCACGGCTCGGCGGGGCGAGCATTTCGCCGCGGTGCTCGGCGTACAGCTCGTCCGCCCGCTCCAGCTTCGTCCGATGAACGGAAAGCGCGTTCGAGATATACAGCGTAAACGACTGCCGCGCGCCTTCCACAAAATCGATCCGGGCCAGCGCACCGATGAACAGCGTCTGCCGGTCGTTCAGCTGATAGACGAGCTGTTTGACCGGCTTGTCCGGAAGCAGCGCCTGCAGCACGCCGCGCGGGACGATTTCCGTCATCCGGTGGGCATAGACAATGCCCGGCGTATCGATGATATCGTTACCGTCGTCCAGCGGGATGTGTACCGCATCCAGCGTCGTTCCCGGGTATCGGGACGTCGTCAGCTCGCGTCCAAGGTCGCTGTAATCGCGGATCAGCTTATTGATCAGCGTCGATTTCCCGACATTTGTCGCGCCGACGACATACACGTCGCGGCGGCCGCGGTGCCTGCCAAGCGCTTCGATCACGTGCTCGAAGCCGAAGCCCCGCTTGGCGCTGCACAGGACGATGTCGACGGTCCGCAGTCCCTGCGCCTTCGCCTGCTTCTGCACCCAGTTGCGAAGGCGGTTCAGGTTGATTCCTTTTGGCAGCAGATCGATTTTGTTCGCGACGAGCAGTACGGGATTGCTGCCGACAAACCGCTGCAGGCCGGAAATCAGACTGCCTTCGAAGTCGAAAATATCGACGATATGTACGACAAGGCTGTCCGTAGCGGCGATGCCGCCCAGCAGCCTGAGAAAGTCGTCCTGGTCGACGGCGACCGAGGACGCTTCGTTGTAGTTTTTGATGCGGAAGCACCGCTGGCAAATCGCCGGCTCCCGCTCCAGCGCCGCGGCCGGCACAAAGCCGGGCTTGTCCGTATCTGCGGTTTGCAGCCGGACGCCGCAGCCGGCGCAAGCTCCCTGCTCATGAATCGGTTTCGTCAAGAATGGCGTTCCTCCTCGGGCCAAAGCCCTTTTTTGCGCAGGCGGGAGAGCGCGACCCGCTCGATCATCCGGTTAAAGCGCGTCGTAAAGCCTTCATCGCCCGGCGCGATCGGATTGACGAGAATCGTGAACAGCCCCATCCGCCGTCCGCCGAGCACGTCGGTCATGAGCTGGTCGCCGATGACCGCCGTCTCTTCCGCCGGAAGCGCCAGCTCCTTCAGCGCCTTGAGGAACGCTTTACCTGCGGGCTTGCGAGCGGCATGCACGTAGCGGATATGGAGCGGCTCGGCAAACCTCGAGACGCGCGTCAGGTTGTTGTTCGATACGATCACGACGCGAAAGCCGTGGTCGCGCACGACGTCCAGCCATTTCACGAGCTGCGGCGTCGCGAGCGGCACTTTGGCGCCGACAAGCGTATTGTCGAGATCGGTAATGATGCCTCTCAGCCCTTTTTTCTGCAAAGCCTGCAAATCGATATCGTAAATGGTATTGACGCGCATATGCGGCAACATCCGTTCAAACATGCCTTTGTCTCCCCTGCGTTCACTATCACCGAAACTATACCACACAAAGGGCGTTTGTTCAAAGATGCCCCCTAAATCCCCCGGAGGGGGGACCCCAGGGCCCCGGCCCTCTGGACACCTCTTTTATTGCCCCCTAAATCCCCCGGAGGGGGACCCCGAGGGCCCCGGCCCTCTGGACATCTCCTTTTTTGTCCCCTAAGTCCCCCGGAGGGGGACCCAGAGGGCCCCGGCCCTCTGGACACCCGGATATTGGCGTTCCTTCTACTCGGCCGTCGTTGAAATGTCTGAGAGCTCCCCTCGCTTGTCGTCCGCATTCGCGGACACGCTTTACGTTTGACGTTCTTTCCTCGCTGTTTGCCTTGATGTCCCCGCTGGGGACTCTTGAGGGCTTTCTTCCTTTTACATTATTTTTTAACAGTTTGCCCGATATTTACGCGGATACGCTTAAAAAGCCCGGGGGCGCCTAAGGCGCCCGGCCGGGCTGAAACCGTGTTAACCGATCCGCTCCCGGATGGATTTGACGTGAGCTTCGAAGCGGATCGCTTCCTCCTCGGACAGCTTGTCGGGGCTGTAGAGCGCTTTTTCGAACGAGAGCAGCACGGCGCCGAATTCGTTCTGCAGCGACGTGAGACGAGCCGACCAGCGCAAAACCGATTCGCGCACCGTCTCGTGCTCCTCCCGGTCGAGGCCTTTGCGGCGGCAGTACCGCAGCAGCCGATTCGTTTCTTTAACGACCCGCTCATTCGGCGAGCCGGCGCTGTTCCGGCGCCATGTCCGCCAAACGGCGGCAATCGCTTTCCGGCGCAGGAAGACGACCGCCGCAATCAGCAGCATAACCGCTCCGGCGAACGACGCGATCAGGTCGTTGCGCGGAATCGCGGGTTCTTCGGCCGGATCGGCTGACGGCGTGCTGTCCGGAGCGCTTTGGATGTCGGGAATCGCAGCCGGTTCGTCCTCGGGCATCGCATACGGATAGGCGAAGCCCGCGGTCGCTTCGAACGGCACCCAGCCGTACCCGTCGAAGTACACCTCGACCCACGAGTGGGCGTCGGCGTTGCGCACCGTGTAGGTTCCCGCTCCGTCGGGATTGATGTTCGCGCCGGTAATGCCTTCCATTTGCATCTCTTCCGGATCGACCGGCATCGAGCCCGGCGCATAACCTTTTACCCAGCGTGCCGGAATGTCGGCGGCTCTCGTCAACACCGCCATCGCCGTCGAGAAGTAGTCGCAATATCCTTCTTTAATTTCGAACAGGAACGAATCGACGAAATCCCTGCTCCGTTTTTTGCTGAGATCGGGTTCGTTCGTATACTGAAAATTCGTCTGCAAATAGTTTTCGATCGCCAGCACCTTGTCGTAGGCCGTCGCCTTCCCTTTCGTCAGCTCGGCGGCCAAATTTCGGACGCGCTGGGGAAGCGATTCCGGGAGCTGCAGGTACATGGCGTTAACGGCCCCGTCATCGTTCCCGGCTTTGCGCAGCGCCGCTTCGTCCAGCACCGCCACGTCGGAGACGAGCGAGTACGATTTCGGGTACGCCGCTCCTCTCGGCAGGCGAAGCTCCCAGGAGTCCGGCAGCCAACGCATCGAATACGGCACGGTATCGCCGCCGTTTATGGACACGACGGACGAGATCGGACCGGCGCCGAACAGGACGGGAAAACGGTCCTTGCGCACCATTTCGACCGTCTGCTCCACCTTCTCCACATGATCGGAGGAAGCATTTCCGCTTGTCGGGAGCGATTGCTTAAGCGCGGTCATTTCGACCGATTCTTCCTCCCGCTCTCCAGAAGCTTCCTGCCAGCCTCTGCCGCTGTAAAACGCTTTGGTTTCCCCGCGCCAATAGCTGCGTTTCGTCGTCGTCACGGTCATGACCGGCGAATAATCGAAACGGAACCCTCCGCCGAGCGCACTGTCGTTGCGGCTGTAGCCCGACCGGGTATCGCCCTCGCTCCCGGATACGGCGGTTGTGTCCACCTTCGCTCCGATCAGCGACGGCACGGCCTCGCCTCTCGCTTCCTTCCAGGCGGTATACGGGTCCGTCAACAGCGGTTTAACGGAAGGGACGAACAAGCCCGCGCCCATGACGAGCGCGATAATGAACAGCACGGGCAGAAAGAGGCTTGCCGGGTAATCCGTCAACTGCCTCCAGCTGTCGGGATGCCGCTGCCGGAAGCTCGTAAAATGGCTGGCGACAAGCCAAGCCAGCCCGATGCCGACCGTCCAGGCGATTTCCTGCCACAGGTAAATCGGCGTAAACAGCGAATCGTCGACGGCCAGCGTCACGAGCGACGCTCCGACGACCGTCATGATCAGCGACCTGCGCTTGCGGCAGATGACGATCGCATGGAACAGCACGAGCACCGTCAGGCCGATCCAGATAAACGGGGACAGCTGACCCGCATTCGCTCCGGCCCAGACCAGCCAGTCGGCCGCCCTCTTCTTCTCGCCTATAAAAGGAATCCATTTATAGCCGGAATACGCGATATTCAGCGCAATCAGCGCGCACAGCTGAATCACGAGGCGCCAGGCCGTCCGCGGAACAAACAGCGAGGTCAGCACCGCCGCAAGCAGCGTGCCGTGCACAATGGCGAACGTTTCGTCCCACCACCAGTCCTGCAGGCAGCGGATCCATTCGAAGACAAGCAAAGCCGCAAAAACGACCGACATTTTAAAATAAGTACCGGTTTTCGCCCATTTCACGACCGTTTGAACAAACGTATTTCTCACCGGGCACTTCCTCCTTCAAGCGTATCCGGCAGCTCCCGCAGCGATTCGATCGCATGAACGGAAAAGCCCCCTTTCGCCAGCAGGCGCAGCCATTCGGAAGCGCCGCGCTCCATGCCGCCCCCCGCGCTGTAGGCCGTAATGCCTTTCAAATATATGAGGACCGGAACGGCGCCTCTTCGTCCGAGCCATTCCATGGCTTTTACCGTTTCCTCGCCCTTCTCCGGGGTGACCAGCACGACGATGGAGCCGGGAGGGACGAGCGACTCGCCCTGCCGGAGCGCCCTGTAAAGCGGCGCGCTGCCGTCCGCCTGCACGCGGACAAGATGGTTCATGACGAGCTGCCGCTGGGCGGA
This genomic window from Paenibacillus humicola contains:
- the rsfS gene encoding ribosome silencing factor — translated: MTVKADELMQLVVAAAEDKKAHQIVALNLTGVSLVADYFVICHGNSDTQVQAITTEIRKRAEESGARVRGVEGMDSARWVLVDLGDVVVHVFHRDEREYYSLERLWSDAKVVEFA
- a CDS encoding S1 RNA-binding domain-containing protein, which gives rise to MSLIAGTIQKLRVAREVPPYGFFLTDGDSEVLMHYTEIIDKKPKPGAEVDVFLYFDSEDRPAATMKKPLITLGDVARLAVADLHPRIGAFLEMGLGRQLLLPMSEQPEAKELRPQRGDEVYVTLAHDKAGRLVAKTASEEQLAKLAFRVPSAWRHTWVEGWVTKTLKLGSFVLIDGGVIGFGAMGLIPESERSHPLRLGERARARVTFVREDGRVNLSMVPPKEVGRVEDADRILAFLEERPGGRMPYSDETPADIIKQKFGISKSAFKRAVGKLMRDGRAKQLGGWTELVQAEEAAGASGKDGHRDGDGPEAGGTD
- the comER gene encoding late competence protein ComER, whose protein sequence is MNVGFIGIGSMGSLLIEAFIGSGALEPSQITASNRTFAKAERLAYRHFGLRAVPTNREAAEKRDMIFLCIKPHEYKNVIEDLRGVLEPHQLVISITSPVLLDQLEELLPCKIAKVIPSITNYLCCGSTLCMYGSRVTAADRAQLNGLLAAISEPLVIDEKHTRIVSDLSSCGPAFMAFVLQRFVDAAVEETGIDRSEALLIASTMLLGTGQLLTEGGMTPEELQARVAVPGGITAKALALLERELDGVFNAVIKTTHAKYRDDLEHLAVALNSKEVNGS
- a CDS encoding class I SAM-dependent DNA methyltransferase, translating into MHAYRQFAAVYDRLMEDMPYPEWMRFARSCWERYGVPKTIADLGCGTGNLSIPLARSGFHVYAIDLSAEMLTIGRNKWDASPQHTFRTQEGSIRWLQQDMRDWELPQPVDAVISFCDCVNYLTEEDDVEAAFRAAYGQLKSGGVFLFDVHAPRTLARYAGEQPFVLDERDIAYIWTCELDRERTEIEHKLTIFAREGESRDARYARIEETHVQRAYEPAWLRGALARAGFGNIEIYADFRLEPPNAESERIFFAAVK
- the yqeK gene encoding bis(5'-nucleosyl)-tetraphosphatase (symmetrical) YqeK; translation: MNRNTMMEAVRAEMPERRWAHTLGVMETAVKLAERFGGDPEKADRAAILHDVAKYWPTARMETIIRGQGLPADLLDYDKELWHAPVGAFVAERDYGVSDHQVLDAIRYHTSGRERMTLLDKIVCLADYMEPGRDFPGVHKIRELAEHSLEKALIAGFDSTISYLLAQGKRIYPLTVAARNDLILTVREAEQ
- the nadD gene encoding nicotinate-nucleotide adenylyltransferase → MLKVGIMGGTFDPIHFGHLLAAETARETCGLDEIWFVPSCKPPLKAGEPEADGGFRLEMVYRAIDFQPHFRAMDIELERGGTSYSIDTVRSLQELYPGRTFSYIIGSDRVNDLPKWHRIEELADVVDFIGVERPGESIDKDRLPAFISGKLRIAQMPQIGISSTDIRKRCAEGRSIRFLVPEKVYSFIKRNGLYES
- the leuS gene encoding leucine--tRNA ligase, whose translation is MAQDRQEFGYRPQELEPKWQQYWDRHKTFQTKEDPDKPKFYALDMFPYPSGAGLHVGHPEGYTATDIVSRYKRMRGYNVLHPMGWDAFGLPAEQHALDTGEHPRDITVKNINNFRRQIKSLGFSYDWDREFSTTDPDYHKWTQWIFIQLYKKGLAYVAEVPVNWCPALGTVLANEEVINGLSERGGHPVIRKPMRQWVLKITEYAERLLEDLEELDWSESIKDMQRNWIGKSKGAEVTFAVDGYDESLVVFTTRPDTLFGATYCVLAPEHELVEKIASPEQKAAVEAYREAAARKSDLERTDLAKDKTGVFTGAYAVNPVNGAKVPIWIADYVLAGYGTGAIMAVPGHDQRDWEFAKQFELPIVEVVQGGDLSKEAFAGDGPHVNSDFLNGLHNEAAIKRMIEKLEASGRGKGKVTYRLRDWLFSRQRYWGEPIPILHLEDGTMKPVPEDQLPLRLPDVEQIKPSGTGESPLANVKEWVETVDPETGMKARRETNTMPQWAGSCWYYLRFIDPHNDKELCSPEKQKEWLPVDLYIGGAEHAVLHLLYARFWHKVLYDLGVVATKEPFHKLVNQGMILGTNNEKMSKSRGNVINPDDIVGEFGADTLRMYEMFMGPLEATKPWNTNGVEGMSRFLARVWRLFVGEDGGLNPRIADGEAAESFKRTWNRTIKKVGDDYEHLRFNTAISQLMIFVNDAYKAETLPRKAMEHFVQMLSPLAPHIAEELWAKLGHGESVTYEPWPSYEEAWTVDQEIEIVVQVNGKIVDRLSIPADMEAPEMEETAKRSEKVKEATAGKTVRKVIAVKGKLVNIVAN